A genomic window from Rhizobium sp. EC-SD404 includes:
- a CDS encoding DUF6105 family protein has protein sequence MKWFLILWAAPVGSLIAWYGLSYHDISLGFFMLTRETHDLVFQIYGNVLGIAPESIPPLVARALVVDTFIVLGIVAFRKRREIRAWWAARQDRGARLQSDESLSSAP, from the coding sequence ATGAAATGGTTTCTGATACTCTGGGCCGCCCCCGTCGGGTCGCTGATTGCCTGGTACGGGCTGTCCTATCACGACATTAGTCTCGGCTTCTTCATGTTGACGCGCGAAACGCATGACCTCGTCTTCCAGATCTATGGCAACGTGCTTGGCATTGCGCCCGAGAGTATACCGCCGCTGGTCGCCCGCGCACTCGTGGTCGACACGTTCATCGTGCTGGGCATCGTCGCTTTTCGTAAGCGCCGCGAAATCCGGGCGTGGTGGGCCGCGCGACAGGATCGCGGCGCCCGACTTCAGAGCGACGAAAGCCTGTCCAGCGCGCCTTGA
- a CDS encoding dihydroorotase: protein MTFTVLTDAQIIDPSRGINEIGSVIIKDGIIEAAGAGAHNQGIPDGAEVIDCRDKLVIPGLVDTRVHVGEPGSEHRETIASASRAAAAGGVTSFVMMPDTSPAIDDVALVEFVLKTARDSAVVRVYPAAALTKALAGEEMTEIGLLAAAGAVVFTDGRRTLANTAVIRRALTYARDFGALIACETQDKHLAAQGVMNEGLFASWLGLSGIPREAEIIPLERDLRLAALTRGRYHATSISVPESTGAIAAAKARGLDVSAGISINHLTLNENDIGEYRTFFKLSPPLRIEEDRRAMVDAVRDGTIDIIASAHDPQDVDTKRLPFSDAENGAIGLETLFAAALRLHHSGDVPLSRLVDALSTSPAKRYGLDAGTLKAGARADLAIVDLFEPFVFSKERIVSTSKNTPFEDARFQGRVLQTFVAGATVFKAD, encoded by the coding sequence ATGACGTTCACAGTCCTCACCGACGCGCAGATCATCGATCCGTCTCGCGGCATCAATGAAATCGGATCCGTCATCATCAAGGACGGCATCATCGAGGCAGCCGGCGCTGGCGCCCACAACCAGGGCATACCGGACGGCGCCGAAGTCATCGATTGTCGCGACAAGCTCGTGATCCCGGGCCTCGTCGACACGCGCGTTCACGTCGGCGAGCCCGGCAGCGAACACCGCGAGACGATCGCTTCGGCCAGTCGCGCAGCCGCCGCGGGCGGCGTCACATCCTTCGTCATGATGCCGGACACGAGCCCGGCGATCGATGATGTGGCGCTCGTCGAGTTCGTTTTGAAGACGGCGCGCGATTCGGCCGTCGTGCGCGTCTATCCGGCCGCCGCCCTCACCAAGGCGCTTGCAGGCGAGGAAATGACCGAGATCGGCCTGCTCGCAGCGGCCGGCGCAGTCGTGTTCACAGATGGCAGACGCACGCTCGCCAACACAGCCGTCATCCGTCGCGCGCTAACCTACGCCCGCGATTTCGGTGCCTTGATCGCCTGCGAGACGCAGGACAAGCATCTTGCCGCCCAAGGCGTCATGAACGAAGGGCTTTTTGCAAGCTGGCTTGGCCTTTCGGGGATCCCGCGCGAGGCGGAGATCATTCCGCTGGAGCGCGACCTGCGCCTCGCCGCCCTGACGCGCGGACGGTACCACGCGACAAGCATCTCGGTACCCGAATCCACCGGCGCCATCGCCGCCGCGAAAGCGCGCGGGCTCGATGTGAGCGCCGGCATCTCGATCAACCATCTGACGCTGAACGAGAACGACATCGGCGAGTACCGCACTTTCTTCAAGCTGTCGCCACCGCTGCGGATCGAGGAAGACCGGCGCGCAATGGTGGATGCGGTGCGCGACGGCACGATCGACATCATCGCTTCGGCCCATGACCCACAGGACGTCGATACCAAGCGCCTGCCTTTCTCCGACGCGGAAAACGGCGCCATCGGCCTGGAAACGCTGTTCGCTGCCGCGTTGCGGCTGCACCACTCCGGCGATGTCCCGCTATCCCGGTTGGTCGACGCGCTCTCGACGAGCCCCGCAAAGCGCTATGGCCTCGATGCCGGTACGCTGAAAGCCGGTGCACGAGCCGATCTTGCGATCGTCGATCTCTTCGAGCCATTCGTCTTTTCCAAGGAGCGCATCGTCTCGACCTCCAAGAACACGCCTTTCGAAGATGCACGCTTCCAGGGGCGCGTCTTGCAAACCTTCGTGGCGGGCGCCACAGTCTTCAAAGCGGATTGA
- the dprA gene encoding DNA-processing protein DprA produces MAHEGGVARVRGIALTDRQRLAWLRLIRSDNVGPATFRELINHCGSAEAALDALPDLSARGGGRSLRVASVEQAERELEQATRFGARFVGIGEPDYPPLLRSIDAAPPLLAVKGDTSITQKPAVAFVGSRNASAAGAKFTARMAREVGAAGYVVVSGLARGIDAAAHRATLETGTIAAMAGGLDMPYPPENLDLYRSITEGGGLAVSEMPFGWEPRARDFPRRNRLIAGIGYGLVVVEAATRSGSLISARRAADFGRIVFAVPGSPLDPRSAGTNALIKDGATLITGSADILEAMAPLVGRPPAAPLSVRERDEDGLSLRADPGETDRDKVVSALGATPVEVDDIVRHTELPPAVVYLILLELDLAGRLSRHPSGLVSLLTEDL; encoded by the coding sequence ATGGCGCACGAAGGCGGCGTTGCGCGGGTGCGTGGGATCGCGCTAACCGATCGCCAGCGCCTCGCGTGGCTCCGCCTCATCCGCAGCGACAATGTCGGACCTGCCACCTTTCGCGAACTGATCAATCATTGCGGCTCGGCAGAAGCTGCGCTCGATGCCCTGCCCGACCTTTCGGCGCGCGGTGGCGGGCGGTCGTTGCGCGTGGCGAGTGTCGAACAGGCCGAGCGTGAACTCGAACAGGCGACGCGCTTCGGTGCGCGCTTCGTCGGGATCGGCGAGCCGGACTACCCGCCACTGCTGCGCAGCATCGATGCGGCCCCGCCGCTGCTAGCAGTGAAGGGCGATACATCGATTACCCAGAAGCCGGCTGTCGCTTTCGTCGGATCGCGCAACGCATCGGCTGCGGGCGCGAAGTTCACCGCTCGCATGGCGCGTGAAGTCGGTGCGGCCGGATACGTCGTCGTATCCGGTCTCGCCCGGGGGATCGATGCGGCGGCGCACCGCGCTACGCTCGAAACGGGCACGATCGCAGCGATGGCGGGCGGTCTCGACATGCCCTACCCGCCTGAAAATCTCGATCTCTACCGCTCGATCACGGAGGGCGGCGGTTTAGCCGTTTCCGAAATGCCGTTCGGCTGGGAACCGCGAGCGCGCGACTTTCCGCGCCGCAACCGCCTGATTGCCGGCATCGGTTACGGCCTCGTCGTGGTCGAGGCGGCGACCCGCTCGGGCTCGCTTATCTCGGCGCGGCGTGCTGCGGATTTCGGGCGCATCGTCTTTGCGGTCCCGGGATCGCCGCTTGACCCGCGATCGGCCGGGACGAACGCACTGATCAAGGACGGAGCGACGCTGATCACCGGCAGCGCCGACATTCTGGAAGCCATGGCGCCTCTGGTCGGAAGGCCCCCTGCGGCACCGCTCTCGGTGCGCGAACGGGACGAGGACGGACTGTCGTTGCGGGCCGACCCGGGGGAAACGGATCGCGACAAGGTGGTGTCGGCACTGGGCGCCACGCCTGTCGAGGTGGACGATATCGTGCGCCATACGGAATTGCCGCCGGCGGTCGTCTATCTCATCCTGCTCGAGCTTGATCTTGCCGGGCGTCTATCCCGTCATCCGTCCGGACTGGTCAGTCTTCTTACGGAGGATCTCTGA
- a CDS encoding aspartate carbamoyltransferase catalytic subunit, whose protein sequence is MSFPHRHLLGIKGLNEADVHYLLDRSDAAVALSRQREKKKASLRGLTQINLFFEASTRTQASFELAGKRLGADVMNMSVGNSSVKKGETLVDTAMTLNAMRPDILIVRHSSAGAAALLSQKVGCSVVNAGDGAHEHPTQALLDALTIRRAKGKVGRLIVAICGDVLHSRVARSNIVLLNLLGARVRVIGPSTLMPSGIRDMGVEVYTSMKEGLKDADVVMMLRLQRERMSGAFVPSVREYFRFYGLDADKLAYAKEDALVMHPGPMNRGVEIASEIADGPQSVIEQQVEMGVAVRMAVMETLLIGEEVQP, encoded by the coding sequence ATGTCCTTTCCGCACCGCCACCTTCTCGGCATCAAGGGTCTGAACGAGGCCGACGTCCACTATCTCCTCGATCGATCCGACGCCGCCGTTGCGCTCAGCCGTCAGCGCGAGAAAAAGAAGGCGAGCCTGCGTGGGCTGACGCAGATCAACCTCTTCTTCGAAGCATCGACCCGCACGCAGGCCTCGTTCGAACTGGCCGGAAAGCGGCTCGGCGCCGATGTGATGAACATGTCGGTCGGCAATTCCTCGGTCAAAAAGGGCGAGACGCTCGTCGACACGGCGATGACGCTGAACGCGATGCGGCCAGATATCCTGATCGTGCGGCATTCGTCGGCGGGTGCCGCGGCGCTTCTCTCGCAGAAAGTCGGCTGTTCCGTCGTCAATGCCGGCGACGGCGCGCATGAGCATCCGACACAGGCGCTGCTCGATGCGCTGACCATCCGCCGCGCCAAGGGCAAGGTCGGCCGGTTGATCGTCGCCATTTGCGGCGATGTGCTGCACAGCCGGGTGGCGCGTTCCAACATCGTGCTGCTCAATCTGCTCGGCGCGCGCGTCCGGGTCATCGGCCCGTCTACTCTGATGCCCTCGGGCATTCGCGACATGGGCGTCGAAGTCTACACGTCCATGAAGGAAGGCCTGAAAGACGCCGACGTCGTGATGATGCTGCGCCTGCAGCGCGAGCGGATGTCCGGCGCCTTCGTGCCATCCGTGCGCGAATATTTCCGCTTCTACGGCCTCGATGCGGATAAGCTTGCCTATGCCAAGGAGGATGCGCTGGTCATGCATCCGGGCCCGATGAACCGCGGCGTCGAGATCGCCTCGGAGATCGCAGACGGTCCGCAGAGCGTCATCGAGCAGCAGGTCGAAATGGGGGTCGCCGTGCGCATGGCCGTCATGGAAACGCTTCTCATCGGCGAGGAGGTGCAGCCATGA
- the plsY gene encoding glycerol-3-phosphate 1-O-acyltransferase PlsY, with protein sequence MPEPIITQVPFDLFLVALAFGYLLGSIPFGLILTRMAGLGDVRKIGSGNIGATNVLRTGNKKLAAATLIGDALKGTLAVVVAAQFSEILAIIAGFGAFIGHLFPVWLKFRGGKGVATYVGVLLGLAPAMVLIFAVIWIGTAYFTRYSSLAALLAAAVVPLSFFILGEMRLMELFVIMSIITFIKHRANIGRLINGTESRIGARG encoded by the coding sequence ATGCCTGAACCGATCATCACGCAGGTCCCTTTCGACCTGTTCCTGGTTGCGCTGGCGTTTGGGTACCTGCTCGGCTCGATACCCTTCGGCCTCATCCTGACGCGCATGGCCGGGCTTGGAGACGTGCGCAAGATCGGGTCTGGCAACATCGGCGCCACCAATGTGCTGCGAACCGGCAACAAGAAGCTGGCTGCCGCAACACTCATCGGAGATGCGCTGAAGGGCACGCTGGCGGTCGTCGTCGCCGCGCAGTTTTCCGAAATCCTCGCCATCATCGCGGGCTTCGGTGCGTTTATCGGCCACCTCTTCCCCGTGTGGCTGAAGTTTCGCGGTGGCAAGGGCGTCGCAACCTATGTGGGCGTGCTGCTCGGGCTTGCGCCCGCCATGGTGCTGATCTTCGCGGTCATCTGGATCGGAACCGCCTATTTCACGCGCTATTCCTCGCTGGCGGCGTTGCTCGCGGCGGCTGTCGTCCCCTTGTCGTTCTTCATTCTCGGTGAAATGCGACTGATGGAGCTGTTCGTCATCATGAGCATCATCACTTTCATCAAGCACCGCGCGAATATTGGTCGCCTGATCAACGGCACCGAAAGCCGGATCGGAGCGCGCGGCTGA
- the topA gene encoding type I DNA topoisomerase, with protein MYVVVVESPAKAKTINKYLGKDYKVLASFGHVRDLPAKDGSVKPDEDFEMTWEVDTASNKRLKDITDALKGADSLILATDPDREGEAISWHVLEVLNKKKALKDKSVQRVVFNAITKKAVLDAMANPRDIDAPLVDAYLARRALDYLVGFNLSPVLWRKLPGARSAGRVQSVALRLVCDREAEIERFVAEEYWQISADLKTPRNDVFNARLASFEGKRIQRQTVTNVGEADTIKAMLEGASFTVESVEAKPTKRNPAPPFTTSTLQQAASSKLGFNAKRTMQVAQKLYEGIDIGGETVGLITYMRTDGVQMDISAIEAAREEIASNFGDRYRPEKPRFYSTKAKNAQEAHEAIRPTGFERRPDDVKRYLDQDQIRLYDLIWKRAIASQMASAEIERTTVEIAANNGDKVAGLRATGSVIRFDGFIAAYTDQKEDGEQSDDGEDDGRLPEINARETVAKEKINASQHFTEPPPRYSEATLIKRMEELGIGRPSTYAATLSTLQDREYVEIDKRKLIPQAKGRLVTAFLQNFFERYVEYDFTANLEEQLDKISNGDLAWKDVLRAFWKDFFAQIENTKELRVSDVLDVLNEELAPIVFPKREDGGNPRICPTCGTGNLSLKLGKFGAFVGCSNYPECNFTRQLSAESANGDEAQLSGEPKDLGRDPHTGEPITLRSGRFGPYVQRGDGKEAKRSSLPKGWKPDDIDHEKAMALIGLPRDIGKHPESGKMISAGLGRYGPFLLHDGGYANLETVEDVFTIGLNRAVTVIADRKAKGPARGRTSAAALKELGDHPDGGAITVRDGRYGPYVNWGKVNATLPKGLDPQAVTLEKALELIAERAGKSGKKAAPKKAAAKKAAPAKKPAVAKKAAPKKKAAAAKTSTEKTSSAKSKEA; from the coding sequence ATGTACGTCGTCGTCGTCGAATCGCCTGCAAAGGCAAAGACAATCAACAAGTACCTTGGCAAGGACTATAAGGTTCTGGCCTCGTTCGGCCATGTGCGCGACCTGCCGGCCAAGGACGGGTCGGTGAAGCCGGATGAAGACTTCGAGATGACCTGGGAGGTCGATACGGCCTCCAACAAGCGTCTGAAGGACATCACCGACGCCCTCAAGGGTGCCGATAGCCTCATTCTCGCGACCGACCCTGATCGCGAGGGAGAAGCCATTTCCTGGCACGTGCTGGAAGTGCTGAACAAGAAGAAGGCGCTGAAGGACAAGTCGGTCCAGCGCGTTGTCTTCAATGCGATCACCAAGAAGGCCGTGCTCGATGCGATGGCCAATCCGCGCGATATCGATGCGCCGCTCGTGGATGCCTATCTGGCCCGCCGCGCGCTCGATTATCTCGTCGGCTTCAATCTCTCCCCGGTTCTGTGGCGCAAACTGCCCGGCGCGCGGTCGGCCGGCCGCGTTCAGTCGGTGGCGCTGCGCCTCGTCTGCGATCGCGAAGCGGAAATCGAACGCTTCGTCGCAGAAGAATACTGGCAGATCAGCGCCGATCTGAAGACGCCGCGCAACGATGTCTTCAATGCACGCCTCGCATCCTTTGAAGGCAAGCGCATCCAGCGCCAGACGGTCACCAATGTCGGCGAAGCCGATACGATCAAGGCGATGCTCGAAGGTGCGTCGTTCACGGTCGAAAGCGTCGAAGCGAAGCCCACCAAGCGCAACCCCGCGCCGCCCTTCACGACTTCGACCCTGCAGCAGGCCGCATCCTCGAAGCTCGGCTTCAACGCCAAGCGCACGATGCAGGTCGCGCAGAAGCTCTATGAAGGCATCGACATCGGCGGCGAGACCGTCGGTCTCATCACTTATATGCGAACCGACGGCGTGCAGATGGACATCAGCGCCATCGAAGCCGCGCGCGAGGAGATCGCGTCGAACTTCGGCGACCGCTACCGCCCCGAGAAGCCGCGCTTCTATTCGACCAAGGCGAAAAACGCACAGGAAGCGCACGAAGCGATCCGCCCCACCGGATTCGAGCGCCGTCCCGATGACGTGAAGCGCTACCTCGATCAGGATCAGATCCGCCTCTATGATTTGATCTGGAAACGGGCGATTGCCAGCCAGATGGCATCGGCGGAAATCGAGCGCACCACCGTCGAGATTGCCGCCAATAACGGCGACAAGGTCGCCGGCCTCAGGGCCACGGGCTCGGTCATCCGGTTCGACGGCTTCATCGCTGCCTATACGGATCAGAAGGAAGACGGCGAGCAATCCGACGACGGCGAGGACGATGGCCGCCTGCCGGAAATCAATGCGCGCGAGACCGTCGCCAAAGAGAAGATCAACGCATCCCAGCATTTCACCGAACCGCCACCGCGCTATTCGGAAGCGACGTTGATCAAGCGCATGGAAGAGCTCGGCATCGGCCGGCCTTCGACCTATGCGGCAACGCTTTCGACGCTGCAGGACCGTGAATATGTCGAGATCGACAAGCGCAAGCTGATCCCGCAGGCCAAGGGCCGCCTGGTCACGGCATTTCTGCAGAACTTCTTCGAGCGCTATGTCGAGTACGACTTCACAGCCAATCTCGAAGAGCAGCTCGACAAGATTTCGAACGGTGATCTCGCCTGGAAAGACGTGCTGCGCGCGTTCTGGAAGGACTTCTTCGCGCAGATCGAGAACACGAAGGAACTGCGCGTCTCCGACGTACTCGATGTTCTGAACGAAGAGCTTGCGCCGATCGTCTTCCCCAAGCGCGAAGATGGCGGCAATCCCCGCATCTGCCCGACCTGCGGTACCGGCAATCTATCGTTGAAGCTCGGCAAGTTCGGTGCCTTCGTCGGCTGCTCGAACTATCCGGAATGCAACTTCACGCGCCAGCTTTCCGCCGAGAGCGCCAATGGCGACGAAGCGCAGCTTTCCGGCGAGCCGAAGGATCTCGGCCGCGACCCGCATACAGGCGAGCCGATCACCCTGCGGTCCGGCCGTTTCGGCCCTTACGTTCAGCGTGGCGACGGCAAGGAAGCGAAGCGATCGAGCCTGCCGAAAGGCTGGAAGCCGGACGACATCGACCATGAAAAGGCGATGGCGCTGATCGGTCTGCCGCGCGACATCGGCAAGCATCCCGAAAGCGGCAAGATGATTTCGGCCGGCCTCGGCCGGTACGGCCCCTTCCTCCTGCACGATGGCGGCTACGCCAACCTCGAGACGGTGGAGGACGTGTTCACCATCGGCCTCAACCGGGCGGTGACTGTGATCGCGGATCGCAAGGCCAAGGGTCCGGCGCGTGGTCGCACGTCTGCTGCCGCACTCAAGGAACTCGGCGACCATCCCGATGGCGGTGCAATCACCGTGCGTGACGGCCGCTATGGCCCCTATGTCAACTGGGGCAAAGTCAACGCGACGCTTCCGAAAGGCCTCGACCCACAGGCCGTGACGCTTGAAAAAGCGCTGGAGCTGATTGCCGAGCGCGCCGGCAAAAGCGGCAAGAAGGCTGCGCCGAAGAAGGCGGCCGCCAAGAAGGCAGCCCCTGCCAAGAAACCGGCAGTCGCAAAGAAGGCCGCTCCGAAGAAAAAGGCAGCAGCGGCCAAGACATCGACCGAGAAGACAAGTTCGGCAAAATCGAAGGAGGCGTAG
- a CDS encoding AEC family transporter, translated as MTLYQADFAALDVGRVALTVAITLAFMMVFVLSLWPIMQRRGVTASSFTTIFQTGIRWNGFVALAIASSLHGDQGIALVALVMALIILPINLVCVAVMVWFGGGARKLSVLALGMARNPLILSCLIGLGARLLPFEIPGPILTAIDLIAASSLGLGLLMVGAGLRIGDALKPRPVSALTSAIKLVLFPAVMTLVAVLVGLEGATLEILVLCAAVPTAMNGYLLARQMNGDAPLYAAITTIQTAASIGTMPLALFLLRQLSG; from the coding sequence ATGACGCTATACCAAGCGGATTTCGCAGCGCTCGACGTGGGGCGCGTCGCGCTGACCGTTGCCATCACGCTCGCTTTCATGATGGTCTTCGTGCTTTCGCTGTGGCCGATCATGCAGCGGCGCGGCGTTACCGCGTCCAGTTTCACCACCATTTTCCAGACCGGCATCCGCTGGAACGGCTTCGTCGCGCTGGCCATCGCCAGCAGCCTTCATGGCGACCAGGGCATCGCGCTGGTCGCACTCGTGATGGCGCTCATCATCCTGCCGATCAATCTCGTCTGCGTCGCGGTCATGGTTTGGTTCGGCGGTGGAGCGCGCAAGCTCTCGGTGCTGGCGCTGGGCATGGCGCGCAATCCGCTCATATTGTCATGCCTCATCGGTCTGGGAGCGCGCCTTCTGCCATTTGAGATCCCCGGCCCGATCCTCACTGCCATCGATCTTATTGCGGCGAGTTCACTCGGCCTCGGACTGCTGATGGTGGGCGCTGGCTTGCGCATCGGGGACGCGTTGAAGCCACGACCCGTTTCGGCGCTGACGTCCGCAATCAAGCTCGTTCTATTTCCCGCGGTCATGACCTTGGTCGCAGTGCTGGTCGGGCTCGAAGGCGCGACGCTCGAAATTCTGGTTCTCTGCGCGGCGGTGCCGACAGCCATGAATGGATATCTGCTGGCGCGTCAGATGAACGGCGACGCTCCGCTCTACGCGGCGATCACGACAATCCAGACGGCGGCCTCGATCGGTACGATGCCGCTGGCGCTTTTCCTGCTGCGTCAGCTTTCGGGATAA
- a CDS encoding acyl-CoA dehydrogenase family protein, with translation MSTRPPPATHDVFNQPPRFSGMNAYRADPLLVEITLDMDRALRLDFEGIGRFVMSAEAQDLARLANRNPPELKTHDHQGNRIDQVDFHPAYHALLRKSVSGGLHASVWEDLPAEAGVAHKARAIRFFLTAGLETGHLCPVTMTNASVAAIMASPRIERDWLPKILSRKYDSAHKPAMQKTGITLGMGMTEKQGGTDVRANTTSAERVGEGIYRLTGHKWFMSAPMSDAFLMLAQTPEGIGCFLVPRILEDGSPNGLRFQRLKDKLGNRSNASSEVEFSDTYGFLLGEPGEGIRTILDMVTMTRLDCAVASAGIMRSSLADAVHHTRHRSVFGKKLVDQPLMARVLGDMALDVAAATALSMRLATAFDRARNDPREAAYARLMTPVVKYWVCKIAPALVYEAMESVGGNGYVEEKALARHYREAPVNAIWEGSGNVMALDVLRVLARGRDLFDVVLEMIAGDLGAAGRRTRDVLEAAMAVCESDQGAARMLTEQLALSAAAAELNRIGAGRVADAFIETRLAGAWRSTYGMLDSRFDARQLVDLLYPES, from the coding sequence ATGAGCACCCGTCCCCCGCCAGCGACCCACGACGTCTTCAACCAGCCGCCGCGCTTTTCGGGGATGAACGCCTATCGCGCCGACCCGCTTCTCGTTGAAATCACGCTCGACATGGATCGCGCGCTCCGGCTGGACTTCGAGGGCATCGGCCGTTTCGTGATGAGCGCCGAAGCGCAGGACCTGGCGCGGCTTGCCAACCGCAACCCGCCGGAACTCAAGACGCACGATCACCAAGGCAACCGCATCGACCAGGTGGATTTCCATCCGGCCTACCACGCGCTCCTGCGTAAATCGGTATCGGGCGGGCTTCATGCCTCGGTTTGGGAAGACCTGCCGGCCGAGGCGGGCGTTGCGCACAAAGCACGAGCGATCCGCTTCTTCCTGACGGCCGGGCTCGAAACCGGGCATCTCTGTCCCGTGACGATGACCAATGCATCGGTCGCCGCGATCATGGCGTCGCCGCGGATCGAGCGGGACTGGCTGCCGAAGATCCTGTCCCGCAAATACGATTCCGCCCACAAGCCGGCGATGCAGAAGACCGGCATCACGCTCGGCATGGGCATGACGGAGAAGCAGGGCGGCACGGATGTGCGGGCTAACACAACTTCCGCCGAGCGCGTGGGCGAGGGCATCTATCGCCTGACCGGCCACAAATGGTTCATGTCCGCGCCGATGAGCGACGCATTCCTGATGCTGGCCCAGACGCCAGAGGGTATCGGCTGCTTTCTCGTCCCCCGCATCCTGGAGGATGGTTCACCAAATGGCCTCCGTTTCCAGCGTCTGAAGGACAAGCTCGGCAACCGGTCGAACGCATCGAGCGAGGTCGAGTTTTCCGACACCTATGGCTTCCTGCTCGGCGAACCGGGCGAGGGCATCCGTACGATACTCGACATGGTGACCATGACGCGGCTGGATTGCGCGGTTGCCTCCGCTGGCATCATGCGATCGTCACTTGCCGATGCGGTTCATCACACCAGGCACCGCTCGGTCTTCGGCAAGAAGCTGGTCGATCAGCCGCTGATGGCCCGCGTGCTCGGCGACATGGCGCTCGACGTGGCCGCCGCCACGGCTCTCTCCATGCGGCTTGCCACCGCCTTCGACCGCGCCCGCAACGATCCGCGCGAAGCGGCTTACGCAAGGCTGATGACGCCCGTCGTCAAATACTGGGTCTGCAAGATCGCCCCGGCGCTCGTCTACGAGGCGATGGAATCGGTCGGCGGCAATGGATATGTCGAGGAGAAGGCTCTCGCCCGCCATTACCGCGAGGCTCCCGTCAATGCGATCTGGGAAGGCTCGGGCAACGTCATGGCGCTCGACGTGTTGCGGGTGCTGGCCCGCGGACGCGATCTCTTCGACGTCGTGCTCGAAATGATCGCCGGCGATCTCGGTGCAGCCGGCAGGCGCACGCGTGACGTCCTGGAGGCTGCCATGGCAGTCTGCGAAAGCGACCAGGGCGCTGCCCGTATGCTGACGGAACAGCTGGCGCTTTCCGCGGCGGCAGCTGAACTCAACCGCATCGGCGCCGGCCGCGTGGCCGACGCTTTCATCGAAACGCGGCTGGCCGGCGCCTGGCGCTCCACCTACGGGATGCTCGATTCCCGCTTCGACGCGCGTCAACTCGTCGATCTTCTTTATCCCGAAAGCTGA